CCAGTTAAACCAAGAAAATACCATGGTTCAGTACCTTTTTTTTCATCCAGGTATTTACCCAGAAATAAGGCGCAGATTATCGGCACGACAATCCACCCCGTAACTTCGCCAAATACTGCTACAGCCGGTTGCCACCACGCTTTTTGTGGTTTTTTTTCTTCCATCGCCTTAAATATAAAAATACAGAAATTGACTTATTTATCCACAATTTCGCATCTATAATAATACATATTGGCAATAATATCAAGCCCCGCCATTTTTCAATTTGACTAAGTGCTGTTTTACTGGGATATCCGCAATTTTATTCATTCTTAGCCCAGTTATTCCCTATAATTATTTTAAAAGTTAAACTATGGCAGAATTGACATTTTCATAATTTATATGTAGAATTCATGAAAATTAGCTTAATTTATTCCAAATTTATTAATTAATAATCAAATACAAAAATGGATCCGCATCATTTAGCCATGCTAACGCTACAACTCGCATTTCTTTTATTATCAGCTAAATTATTTGGCCTTGTTTTTAAAAAATTTAAGCAGTCTGAGGTGCTCGGTGAACTGGTTGGTGGTATGGTAGTTGGACCTTTTGCCTTTGGTGCTATCGAACTGCCTTGGATTGGAAAACTTTTCCCGATCGCAGAACAAATTGGTGAACACGCATCTTCACTTCCGATTTCTCCGGAGTTATACTTTTTTGGTCAGATCGGAGCGGTCTTGCTATTATTCCTGGTCGGATTGGAAACTGATGCCAAACTATTCATGAAATACGGATTAAAATCTCTTGGTATTGCAATCGGTGGTGTGGTACTTCCCTTTTTCCTCGGAGCATGGGGCACGGTAATGTTCGGATTTGCCGATTCAATGATGGATACGACGGCACTATTTATGGGAGCAATCATGACCGCCACATCAGTTGGTATCACCGCACGCGTTTTATCCGATATGTATAAATTGGATACCAAGGAAGGCGTATCAATATTGGCTGCAGCAGTTATAGACGACGTACTGGGAATATTAATTTTGGCTTTAGTAATATCCCTGGCTGGCGGTGAATCCGGCGACGGAGTTTCCTGGTCAGTGCTTGGGCAGATTGGATTAAAAGCATTAATATTTTTGGGCGGAGTCACAGCGCTCGGATTTTTATTCAGCAAGAAACTGTCAAAGGTACTGCTCAAACTGGAAGGTAAGAATTACGCGGCAATTGCAGCGGCGATCTGCCTGGTAATCGCGGCAGTTGCCGAACTATTCGGACTGGCAATGATTATTGGAGCTTATCTGGTAGGAATCCTGCTTTCAGTCACTCCGATCGGAAGAGAACTGGAAGAAAGACTTTCTGGAGCATCACACATTCTGGTACCGGTATTTTTTGCTATTATGGGAACCTTGGTTGATTTTAAAGCGATGGCCTCTGCGCTTGCTTTTGGCCTGGTCATCTCCCTGTTCGCTATTGTCGGAAAAATCATCGGCAGTGGTGTTCCAGCATTTTTCTCCGGATTTAACTTTTTAGGATCCATGCGAATCGGCATCGGAATGTTACCAAGAGGAGAAGTGGCTCTGATTGTTGCCGGAATTGGAATCTCCACAGGAATTATCTCAAATGAAATATTCGGTGTCGCGATTATGATGACTTTAATCACCACCCTGATGGCCCCGATCATTCTGGTGCCATTATTCAAGAATCCTAAATCCGGATTAAAAAATGACACTGAAATTTCTGTTGAAATGATTGAGCCGTATAGAACATTTGAACAGTCCCCTCATCTAATTACTGCTCTTCGCGATTTTGTCGTGGAAACATTCGCACTGCGCGGATACGATATATTAAAAGACGACCGGGTATCCGGCATTGTTGAGATTGTACATACCAAAGACGAAAACAGACTAATCACTATAAAAAAACAGGATAGGATCCTGACTTTTGACTGCAGTAGTGAAGCGACAGCGGACGTGGACGAGATAACCAATGAAGGTCTGCAACATTTCGAACAGGCAATCTCAGCCTTAAAATCGGCCTAATAATACTGGATTGCCAAAGCTATTGCAATATTAGCACAAATATGATAATGTCCAAATATAATAACTAATTAATTTATTATGAAAAAGATAAATATTGTTTTAATGTTTGTTCTCGCAATAAGTGCCGTCTTTCTTCCTCATTCTGTACACGCATTATCAGTTTGGCAAGTTGGCGGAACGCTAGGATTAGGCACTGCCAATTTACAGGCAACAGTGCTGAATATCATCAGATGGCTACTTGGTCTACTGGGGTTGATTGGTGTAATTATGATTCTATACGCAGGCTTCACCTGGATGACAGCCGGCGGAAATGAAGAGAAAATAGAAAAGGCTAAGAAAATTATATCCGCCGCAATAATCGGCTTGGTGATAATAATTCTCTCTTGGGCAATTGTTACCTATTCGTTAGGTGTACTCTCGAACGTAATAAGCTATTAGTTGTCGGGAATAAAAAGAGTAAAATTGTCATTATCAATTAACTCAATATAATTTTCGTCAATTGAATTAAGAATATCTATTGAAAAAGGTCGATCAAGCGTTAAAACATCTGATCGTCCTTTTTTGATTATTATTCCCCTGTATTCATTATTTTTAATACTGGCAATTATTCTGTTTTCTTGATCATTACCTATTTTTTTTGAAATTGACGAAATCTGAAAACTATCAAGTACAACACCTTTATTATTGTTGACTAAAAACCCGTTGCGCTCCGACAGATATATTCCTTCATTGTCTCGTACATATTGATCGATAACCTGGTAATTGCTTTTTACTTCACGGGATGTTACAAAATTAATATCCCCACCTATTAAAAGTAATGAGCAAATTATAACTGGGAATAAAAAGAAATAGTAAAATATTCCATTATAAAAAACTTTCTGTTTGATCGATTTATGTAAATTATTTTGCGCTCTTAATATCCAATACATAATTCCAATCACTACCGACCACACTGCAGTAAATTCAAAAAAGAAATTCACATTCACCCCTCTCCTAAATATAGCAGGTAGTATTAAATGCATGATAATTATATAGATGAATAACGGAAAAGAAATTGATTTTATTTTGTTTTTTTCTTTTATAAAATAATATGTAAACGGAATAAAAAATATAACTGCAAGTTGAAGATAAAATAAACCCCTCATAAAGGAATAGTCATTCAACATTGAGTACCAGATTACATTCAAAAAGTATGTGCCGTTTGAGAGTAGTTCCATTCCTCCATGCAATAATATTAGCAGGCCTGCATAAAAATATATAAAGTGTAAATCTTTTTTCCTCTTCTGTAATATAATAACGATTACAAAAGCCAAACCTGATAGGATGAAGGTGACTTTAACAAATGTTGCTAAGGCTAGCAGGCAAACAGAAATATACCTGGTGCTTCTATTACCGCCACCTAAAAAAAACATGAAAAAACCCGCTAGGGCCAATAATGCACCAAATTGATCAACACGAAATACGGAGTACATTGAAACAGTCAGAGGAAAGCAAAGAAACCACAGCGCGGATAGTATGCCCGGTATATGTTTTTTTGTGATTGTATAAACCACCCGATAAATTAAAAAGGTGATTCCCAAAATGCATAGAAACGAAAATATTCTACCCAGGATAAAAGGGTTGATATGAATAATCTTGCTTAGAAAAGAAAAAAATACAATGACAGTCGGTGAATATAGTACGGGGTTATACATGTTATCCGAAGCGAGAGAATTATATAAATCCTGGATTGGAATTTTTGAATAATGGATTAATAGACCCTCAACATAGTCCATTTCATAAGGGAATACTATAGAATTATAGGAATAATACAGCGTTAAAACCGTTGATATTGCGAGTAAAATTAAAGCTATCTTTTCAAAACTAAAAAAAGAGAAAATGTTTTTATACTTCTCTTTTTTTATATTGTTCATATAAATATTGCGGGTATTAATCTACTCCGTCTTTGGTTTTTCTATTTCAATCGGCTCTACTTGTGATTCACCACCGGTAAGCTTCACCACGTCCTTATCAATTTTTTTAAACTCTTTGTAGGCAGAGTTATACATATTTACAGTGGTGCCGAGATGACCGCCCAGTTTTTTCAAATAGTCTTCATACGCTTTGATATGCAAATCCAGATTGCCGACCTGCTTTAATATCTCCTTTGTCTTCTCCTGAACCTGATATGCCCGCATCCCCTGCCAGAGTGACTGCAGTGTAACATAAAAAGTCGTCGGAGAAACGATATGAACTTTTTTCTCATTGATCGCGTAATCTATCAAATCCCTGGTATTGACTTTGATTGCTCCGACTTTGTTTACCAGCAGATCATAAAATATTCCTTCCGCCGGAATAAACATGAATGCAAAATCAATCGTACCCTCGTTCGGCCTGATATATTTTGCTGTTTCGTCAATCCTGTTTTTCAAATCAGTTTTAAATACCTTTTCTAAAAGTCCCCGCTGTGTACTGTCGGTTTCGTCCACAATTCTATTATAATTTTCCAGGGAAAACTTAGAATCAATCGGAATAATCTTTTCACCCAGAAACAATACTGAATCTACAATCACACCATCCTTAAATTTATACTGCATTTCATACTGATTGGGCTGAAATGAATTTTTTAAAAGCATTTCTAGCTGGTACTCGCCGAAAATACCCCTCTGCTTTGGATTGCTTAATGTGTCCTGCAGTTTATTCAGCTGATCAGAAAACTCTAAAACCTGTTTGTTTGTTTCGTCCAGCTTGGTCAGTCTTTCAGTAACATCCTGAATTATTTTTGCCGACTGGCCGAACTGCTGTTGCATCATCTTTGTCGAATCCCCCATCTTTTGATCAACTGTTTTATTCATATCTTCCAGCCGTTGTTGCAGTAACAAAAACCCGTCCGAATCCTTTTTTGAATCCTTCAATTCCGTAAACTTCTTGTTCATTTGGAACATTAACAGGCCTAAGATTAAAACGGCAAATACTGCTAATGCGATGATAAGTGTTATTAAATCCATAAACCTATATTAGCCTAATTTTAAATCTTTCGCTACCCCCGAACCAGAAACCACCATGCTAGGAATGCGAATATCATATACGGGACGTAGAAAAACGGCAATCCGTATTTTTTTCCGAATTTCAGCCAGGGAAACCAGTCCGCTTTGTCCGGACGGAAATTTTTGAAAGGCCACTCGGGATTTACTACAAACCACAGGAAATCTTCAATCACCTGGCCTAAGAAAAAACCGATCAGAATTAATCCCAGTAAATGATGGGAATAGTCTACCACCAAAGGCAATGATACTAACAAAGGGTATGTAACAACCCACAACCAGAAATGATAGCCGTTCAGATTATATTTTCCTACCTTAATTTTCCAGCCAACCTGCCGTTTTGCTCCCCCGTACTGCCCTTCTATATAAGCTTCCCAGAAGGCAGTCGCAACGAATGCCATGATTATCCATAATACTATTACGACATCTTTCATCGGGATAAATAGACAATAATTATCACCGCGGAGAATATCAAACGATACCAGACAAACGGACTGTAGTTTTTTGTCTGTACAAATCGCAGCAGGTATTTAATGCTGAAAAAACCGCTGACTGCCGCCACCAGCGTTCCAATAATCACTGAGGAAGATATTCCTTCTGAAATAATTTCCGGCAGTTTCACCAAGCCTGCCCCCAGAATAATCGGCGCAGACAGCAGAAAAGAAAATTTTGCGGCTGCTTCACGGTTGATATTTCTGAATAAAGCTGTGGTGATTGTGGCGCCGGAACGTGACACGCCCGGAACAATCGCAACTGCCTGTGATAAACCTATTACAATACTGTCGAGTAATGTAATTTCACTAATATCTCTCTTTCCTTTACCTTTCCTGTCCGCAATCGCAAGTAAAATACCCATCACAGCCAAAGTTGAAGCAACTAATAGCGGGGCGCGGAAAGATGTTTCCGCCCAGTCATCCAAAAGATAACCAAATAAAGCGCCCGGTATGGATGCGATAATAATGTATCTGATCAGTTTACGGTCATTTTTAACCGCAACATTATCCCGCTCTGTGGAAAAGAGGGATTTTAATAAGCGAATCCAGTCTTTCCAAAAAAAAGAGACAACCGCAATTAATGTGCCCCAGTGCAGTGCTACATCAAAAGCGAGCCCCGGATCCGAAAAATTAAAAATCCAGGGAAGGATTACCAAATGGCCGGAACTAGAAATAGGTAAAAACTCACCTAAACCCTGCGCGAGCCCTAAAACAATTGACTGGATATATTCCATATAATAGATTAATTCAATTTAAATAACTTCTTGGCGTTCGCAGTTGTCACATCCGCTACTTCTTCAAAAGAGATGCCTTTAAGTTCGGCGATCTTTTCCGCGACATATCTTACATATGACGGCTCATTTCTTTTACCACGATAAGGATCCGGCGCAAGATACGGGGCATCCGTTTCTACCATCATATTTTCCAGAGGAATTTCTTTGACAACAGCATGCAGCTCTTTGGCGTTTTTAAATGTTACAATTCCGGTAATCGACAGATTTAAACCCATATTAATGATTTGTTTTGCAGTTTTCAGATCGCCGGTATAGCAATGCACCACTGCGCGAATTTTGGGATAATCTTTTACGATATTCATTACATCCTGGTAGACACCCGACGGATCTTCTTTTGTACCACGGCAGTGGATAGTTACTGCTTTGTCTAAATCAACAGCGAGAGATATCTGTTCCCGGAAAACTTCTTCCTGCTTCTTCTTTACAGTTTCTATATTTTCACCATCCGGCATATGATAATAATCCATTCCGACCTCGCCGATCCCCACTACTTTCGGGTCTCTGGCAAGCTCTAAGTATGCCTCTTTGTCATATTCTTCCTGCCTAGAACTGAAATCTATTTCGTCTTCATCAACGTGCATTTTGAATAAATGGATCGGATGCAGACCGACAATCGCATACACGCCTTCAGTATAATCTTTGGCGATATTTACTGCACGCAGGCTGGTTTTATATTGACTGCCGACATTTATCACCCAGATATTATTTGTTAAGGCACGATCAATAACATCCGGACCGTCATCCTTAAACAGATTAAAATTTACGTGTGTGTGGGTATCAATCAGCATATTATATGATTGTATTTAATTCAAGCAGAATTTTCGGCAGAAGAAAAGATATGAGACTCCCGATCTTTTCAAATATCGGAATCAGTGCTGAGTTTCCAAATATTGTAATAATGTCTTCAGCCAACTCAAAACGAATAATAACGAAAACCCCGATTCCAATAAAAAACATTCCTTCAATTAATCCAAAAATCAGTCCTCCGACTTTATTGATAACCGCCAGGAAGGGAAATAGAAAAAGAAGTTTAAGTGCTTTACTGATGATGCTTGCAATAACACCAAACAGCTGGCTGACAATTATAAAAATACCAAAAAATGCGATTATTCTTGCCCAATTCTGCCCATTACCGATTGACTGCGCCAATGGTTCGTAGAATCGGCCGGCGATGAAAGCGCCGATTAAAACTCCCAAAAATGAACCGAAGGAATAAAAGAATCCCCCTTTTAATCCTGAAAATGCAAACGCACCCAGTAAAAATATTAATATCCAATCGATGTTCGTCATTTTTTAAATGTAAATACTGGAAAATCTTTATTGATCAGGAATAACTCGACCGAACCGCTACAGAATTTCTCCATATACCCGACCATATCCTGCATCGCCTCTTTTGTTTCAATCGCATTCACAGGCGATATCCCTTCTATATATATAATTGCGTCTTTTGTCTGTTCAGTGATCTTTGATTTGTCCGCTTCCCGCCAATTAAACCGTCTGCATAATACATCTCTATATCCATCAACATATATAATTTCCCCCTTTTGCGGGGATTCATTTGTTTCCGAATAAATTGCTTTAAAGTGTTCTTCACCAGTTGCAGTTGTTAATTCAATATTACCCTGAATTCTTCTTAGATCTTCTCCGCCGACCGGCAACAGATGCTTAAGGGATATCAGATTATAAATATCCACTAAATTATTTATCGATGGTAGGTTATCGCCTTTTGACACTCTTTTTACCAGTGTTTCAATAGATGAACGATAATGCGATCCGGCACCGAATTTCGTATAGGCCTTCCGCCAGTTTTGGATATTCGGATGTTCCGACACTTTCAACTCGCTGAAAATACTCCGGCAAAACATTTCTTCATTACGCAACAACTCCGCTATCTCCGGCATTGTCTTTGTGTTATCTAGGCCCTTGAAAACCGCAACGGCAATCTGCAATTCCGGAAATAATTCAAACACTTTTGGAGATACAGTAAACTTCATACTCTATATCCTCGGAAAAAGCGGTTCACCTTTTAATATTTCTTTTGCCAGAAATCTATCTTCAATCTTTTTCGCTGTTTCCGGCATAAACGGCTTAATTGCTTCGCTGATTGATAATAGGTCACTTGCCACTTTCTCTAAAAATTTTGCCCTATCGCTATTATCTTTCGTCATTTCCCAGGGTTTTATTTTCTGCAACTCTCCATTTAAATCACTGATTAGCGAAAACACAGTTTTTAAAGCTTCGTGGAATCTAAGATTTTCGATGTCTCCTGAAATACGATTAAACAGTTCACCGGAACCTTTTGGTATAATTTTTATTTCGCTCTGTTCAATCAGGTTAGCGACTCTGGAAACAATATTTCCCAGTCCGTTTGCCAAATCAGAATTGAACTGTTCGTCGAATTTTTCCTGTTTGATATCCCCATCCTGTCCGAACGGAAACTGCGAGATTAGAAGATAGCGTGTGGCATCCGCACCGTATTTTGCCACCAGATCATTCGGATCAATTACGTTGCCGATTGATTTACTCATCTTCTGTCCGTTGATGGAGAAAAAACCGTGCAGAAAAAGCTGTTTTGGCGGTTTTTCACCGACTGCAAGCAGAAGTGCCGGCCAGTAAACACAATGAAATTTCAGAATATCCTTGGCCATTATATGAAAAGGGTTCTGCCACCATTTTTCAAAATTCTGCCGGTCATCACCGTAGCCGATTGCTGAAATATAGTTTTGTAGTGCTTCAACCCAGACATAAGTAACCTGCGACTTATCAAAAGGCAGTGGAATTCCCCATTTTACATTTTCACGTGATACGGAAAAATCTGAAAGACCCTGTTTAAAAAGACCCAGCGCCTCTTTTTTCTTGTCTTCCGGCAGAATCCGTATCTCATCTTTTTCAATTAGTTCCCTGACCTTATCCAGATATTTGGTGAGTTTGAAAAAATAATTTTTTTCGGAAATTTTCTCCGGCACTTTCAAATGGTCCGGGCATTTACCGTCCACCAACTCTTTTTCCGTCAAAAAGTTTTCACAGCCGGTACAATACAAGCCCTCGTAAGAACCTTCGTAGATATCTCCCTGATCAAACAGTTTCTGCATAAATTTTCCTACTGCTTCTTCATGCCTTTTATCAGTCGTACGGATAAAATAATCATATGACAGGTTTAGATTATCAAATGCCCTTTTAAACAAAGCGCTGTTTTCATCACAAAATTGCTGGGGTGATTTATTAGAAAGTTTTGCTGAATCGGAAACTTTCGCTCCGTGTTCATCAGTTCCGGTTAAAAAAAAGACCTCATCGCCTTTTTGCTTGTGCCAGCGCGCCAGAATATCCGCTGCTACTGTTGTATAAGCATGACCGATGTGAGGCTTGTCATTAACGTAATAGATCGGCGTTGTGATAAAAAAATTCTTCTGGGTCATATATGATTAGTAATAGTATTCAAATCCTAAATTCTAAGTTCTAAGCATCAAAAAATATTTAAAATCCAATGTTCAAATTACAAATATGATAATTTCAGCTCGGTTTGAAATTTTATATTTTGGACACTGAGTATTATTTGGGATTTAGAATTTGATATTTGGAATTTTTTCAGTGATATATTAGCAAGCATTAATCATATATCATTTAGGCACATAAATAACTTGAATAACTATCAGACCTCCAGACGTTCTTCTTTTTCTTTTCGATCCTCAAAGAAATCGCTCAAAAATATTTTAATTATAGTAGCAGTAGGAACAGCTAAAATGATCCCGGCAATCCCAGCGATTTTCGCTCCGATTAACATTACAACAATCACTACCAATGGATTCAATCCAACGCTTTTCTGCATTACTTTCGGAACGATAATCTGATTCTCGAGCTGTTGAATAATGATATACAAAACAACCACCATCAACGCTTTAATCGGAGAATCAGCGAATGTTAAAAATACCGCCGGAACCGCGCTGATAATCGGACCGATATACGGAACGAATTCCGCCAGCCCGGCAAACAAAGCCAGAATTAATGCATATTCAACCTGCAGAATAGAAAGCCCGATGTATGTTAATGTGAAAATTATCAACCCGAGCACCAATTGCCCCCTGAGCCACATTCCCAATTTTCTCTGCACCTGGTTTATCTTATGGACAAAATACGGCTGATATTTGCTGGGAGCGATAAATAAGAAAAATTCCTTCATTCCCGCCTCGCCGATGGTCATATAGAAAACGATAACCAATACCGCGAACAGTCCGAAAATAGCACCGAAGAAACGCGAAGACACGGTAAATATTCCACCGCCTAATTGGGCGAGTGTTGTATTAATATTGTTTAAAGAATCCTGCACAGTTGACTGGACACCGTAATCATTGGAAAACTGCTGGAAATTTGAGTACACCTCAGAAATTTTTTCAAAATATTCTGGAAATGAATTGGTTATGTCTTTTACTTGCTGAATAATCGGCGGAATGATTAACGCGATGGTTACCGATATAACTGCAATCATGACTAAATATATAATCAGGATTCCAACCGCCCGGGGGATTTTTCTTTTCTGAAAAGCATCAATCCATGGATCAAGCGCAGAAGCCAGCACAAAAGCAATAAAGATAATTGCCAATATATCTTTTATTACATAAAGAAACCAAAGCAAACTAAAAATTGCAATTACTTTCAGAATTGATTTGGTTGAGATACTAACTTCACTTTTCGATTTTAACGGCAACATTTACTTATATTTCAATTACAATATAAACATATTATAACACAAAATTTCTAATCACACCTAGACCTTTAATAACGGGGTAAATTCGCTATTTTTAGAGAAAGGGCCGATGATGACCAGGTTCAGCAGTTGAGTTTTAAACAGGTCATTTGCAACTTTCTGGATGCTTTTCAAAGTTACCTTATCAATACTGCGTAATTTTTCCTCCAGCGTATGCGTCTGATTCTTTAATAGTTGCTGTGATCCGTACCACCCCGCGATACTTTCCGAATCCTCCATTTCAATTGTCAGCTTGCCGCGTAGAAAGTCTTTTGATTTTTTCAACTCCTCTTCAGTCACGCCGTTCTGTTTGACATCCGCAATTACTTTCAATACAGCCGAAATTGCCTGCTTTACCCGCTTGCGATCAAGACCTGCCTGCACCACAAAATTACCCGTATCTTCATACAGATTGGCGGATGAGCGGATTAGATAGCATAACCCTTGGCGCTCTCTTAAATTAATGAAGAGACGTGAACTCATGTTTCCACCCAGGATTATGTTCAGCAGTGCCAGTGCATTAACGTCTTTATGGAAATACGAATACGCAGGAAAGCCGATGCACAACTGCGCCTGTTCAGTTTTCCTGAATTGCAGTTTAACCCGTGGATTGCTCTGATTGACAACGGCTTTTTTAAACGCCGGAACTTTCTGTGTTTCTTTTGAGAACTTAAAATACTTTTCAATCAGATTAAAACCCTTGGTCGGTGAAATATTTCCGGCTACAACTACCAATGTATTTTTCGGCTTATAATATGATTTTTTGAATTGCATCATCTGCTGTCTGGTGACATTTCTAATTACTGATTTTGGCCCGCTGATCTGCTGGCCTAAAAAGCTTTTTTCACCATAAACCAATTCCTCAAACAAAGTATCAACATACATTTGAGGGTTATCCTGGTACATATTTATTTCCTCTTCTATTACTTTTCTCTCTCTGTTCAATTCCGTTGCATCAAACTGGGAATTAATCAGCGCATCCGAAAGGATGTCAAAAACAAGCTCTGTCTTTTCATAATTTGCTTTGATATAGTAGCCGGTATGGTCTTTACCGGTAAATGCGTTGAATTCCGCGCCAATCCCGTCCAGCTCCTTGGATATTTCCAAAGTCGAAGGCCGACGCTTGGTTCCTTTAAACATCATGTGTTCAATAAAGTGGGAAACTCCGTTTACATTCGCGCTTTCATAGCGAGATCCGACCCTTACTAATACCAGTAAGGTAATAGTTTTGGTTTCTTTCAAAGGAGCAACAATCCCCTTCATACCATTGGCAAAATTTTTCTTTTGATATTTCATATTTATTCCAATCTAGGATTCTAGTTTTTTATTTATATAAGCTAATAATTCGCTGACCGGAACCCGCTCTTGTTCCATTGTATCGCGGTCCCTGACTGTAACCGCTTTATCTTCAAGCGATTCAAAGTCAACCGTCACGCAATACGGCGTACCGATCTCATCCTGACGGCGATAACGCCTGCCGATTGATGCCACCTGATCATAAACTACCATGTGTTTGACTTTTAGTTCATCAAAAATATCCAAGGACATTTTTGTCAGGTTTTCTTTTTTAGAGAGTGGCAGAATCGCCACTTTATAAGGCGCGAGGTCTTTGTGCAGTTTCAGCACCATTTCTTTTTCTTTATTACTCTCCGTGGTAGTGGTCCTGCCACCTTCAACTTCAGTATAGGCATCCAGTAAAAATGCCAGCGCCGCGCGCTCGACTCCGATGGAAGGTTCAATTACAAAAGGAATAAATTCTTCCTGTGTTATGTCATCTTTATAAGTGAAACCATGCGCTTTT
This sequence is a window from Patescibacteria group bacterium. Protein-coding genes within it:
- a CDS encoding AI-2E family transporter, giving the protein MLPLKSKSEVSISTKSILKVIAIFSLLWFLYVIKDILAIIFIAFVLASALDPWIDAFQKRKIPRAVGILIIYLVMIAVISVTIALIIPPIIQQVKDITNSFPEYFEKISEVYSNFQQFSNDYGVQSTVQDSLNNINTTLAQLGGGIFTVSSRFFGAIFGLFAVLVIVFYMTIGEAGMKEFFLFIAPSKYQPYFVHKINQVQRKLGMWLRGQLVLGLIIFTLTYIGLSILQVEYALILALFAGLAEFVPYIGPIISAVPAVFLTFADSPIKALMVVVLYIIIQQLENQIIVPKVMQKSVGLNPLVVIVVMLIGAKIAGIAGIILAVPTATIIKIFLSDFFEDRKEKEERLEV
- a CDS encoding pitrilysin family protein; translated protein: MKYQKKNFANGMKGIVAPLKETKTITLLVLVRVGSRYESANVNGVSHFIEHMMFKGTKRRPSTLEISKELDGIGAEFNAFTGKDHTGYYIKANYEKTELVFDILSDALINSQFDATELNRERKVIEEEINMYQDNPQMYVDTLFEELVYGEKSFLGQQISGPKSVIRNVTRQQMMQFKKSYYKPKNTLVVVAGNISPTKGFNLIEKYFKFSKETQKVPAFKKAVVNQSNPRVKLQFRKTEQAQLCIGFPAYSYFHKDVNALALLNIILGGNMSSRLFINLRERQGLCYLIRSSANLYEDTGNFVVQAGLDRKRVKQAISAVLKVIADVKQNGVTEEELKKSKDFLRGKLTIEMEDSESIAGWYGSQQLLKNQTHTLEEKLRSIDKVTLKSIQKVANDLFKTQLLNLVIIGPFSKNSEFTPLLKV